From the Paenibacillus sp. MMS20-IR301 genome, the window GGATATTATTTCTAGTTATGTGTAGTATGGTTGCTCTGCTCATTGCTCCTGTAGCGTACGGGGATCCGGTTATTGGGACAACTGTCACTACCTCCACACCAACAGTTCAACCCTTAGGGCACGGCAGTGGCGGATATTAAATAATAGTTCAACCAATGGGACATGGTGCTGGCGGATTATAAGCCTATGGGGACAATTATTGTAGAACCTGTATGATTTCAACAATATTAAGATTCCGGCGTTCCTGCTAACTCAGGAGCGTCTTTTTTATGAACAATTTCCGTAGTTATGCGCATTTATTGTCCTGTTTCAGCAGGTGATGCACCCAGGCTAATATTTTATAATTTTACATAAATATCTATAATATTGCATGAGGAGGCGGAATTTACATGTATAATCCGGCAAGTGTCAGAATTCGTATTGAAAGGGCAAGAAGCAGGCTCCACCAGCTGCAGACCCGGCATGGGGGATTTGGACATCCGGAGGTGCTGCGGCAGTCTGTTGTGCTGGACGAACTGCTCAATACTTATGATAATGTTTACCGGATTAAGAAAAGGCCGCCTGCGTAAGCTGATCTCGGGATTAAGTGAAATAACGGGGCATTTGAACGGATGCCTTAAAGCATCGGAAATGAACGGGAAGCGTGTGAAAAGGATGATTATAGAGTGAAGCATACAATCAAAATCCGGGACGAAATTGCAGCTTATCTCTCGGAGCATGATCTGTCCAATAATCAGTTCGCCATCATCTGCGGGATTCATTCCGGTACGCTCAGCCGGGTTATGAAGGGCCAGCAGGCGCTGGCGATGAACCATCTTATCCGGATTACACGGGCCATGGGGCTTGCAGAGGATTATTTTTACGGTAAATATGTAGATGAAATTATGGTTGATTCCGCTCCTACGTGGCGGCGTTTGCGGCCTTTTCTGCTGCAATGTGCTTCACTCTCGCGCCTGGACTGTATTGAAGCCATCGTACAGAACCTGCTGGATAATCTTTTGTATGTGCCGCTGCTTTTTGAGGTAGCCGAGGAATTATATCAGCAGGGACACTTACAGGCTGCGGCCTTAATCTATGAGAATGTGGGGGCCAGTGAGAAATATCAGCATTCCGAACGGCTGGCGCTCTGTCAATATCGTTTGTTCTTAATGGCTCTCGGCGACGATCCGCACAATAATCTAATTGCGGCCGTCTTGTTTGAGAATTATGTAAGTAAGCTGGATGAGCTGAATCAGCTGGATGCCCTGAAGCAGCTGGCGCATACGTACTCTTCTCTTCATCAATGGCAGAAGGTAAGCGAACTCGCCGATGAGCTGCTC encodes:
- a CDS encoding aspartyl-phosphate phosphatase Spo0E family protein, which gives rise to MYNPASVRIRIERARSRLHQLQTRHGGFGHPEVLRQSVVLDELLNTYDNVYRIKKRPPA